The Apis cerana isolate GH-2021 linkage group LG2, AcerK_1.0, whole genome shotgun sequence genomic sequence ttttatataatatatcgccATGCATTACCTGTAAATTATCATCTGTCCCTCTACAAACGAGAATaccattgttaattatatccgtttttatatctaatactgTGACTAATTCCACATTAGatgaaaagtttaatatacgaatattttctttacttcTTGTATCAAACATATTAATCATACCTTTATCagtaacataaattattttatccgcataaagaattaaattatttatttttccatcaatTTGTTCAGTTTCTGCTATTTTATCATCAccaattaatgtaataatagtaTTTGAACGTGTTTCCATAACAATAGTATCCGAAGTATTGCCAAAATTCTGTACTTTTGCATCAAATAAaggtttttttattgatataccAGTTCCTTCTGCTGGAAATTTCCATTTATGAAGTAATCGATTCTCACTTCCACATATAATGTGATATCCTTCATCTTTTAACCAATATGTGTCCAAAGAAGAAACACGACTTTTATAAGTAGTTATTGGATGAAGTCCAATGTTTATATtccatacatttataaaaccGCTAGAATCAGCTAAAACTATATACTGACCATCATCAGTCATACTGGCACAAACATAAAcggttttttcattttcaacacTTGCTCTTACttgtttattataactatGCATATGATTATTACTTGATCTAAACCATTTCACATATATAGCTTTTTTTTgagtaacaataaataaagaattattttgtagTGGCACACTGCAGaagaagataattttcttctttttcaaatctaaattatatgttgatatatattcatatttattaccatatttacaatatgatattataacacCATGTATTTCATCCATTATATGAAGTAAagaagtaatattattttctaatgtaaatgctatatttttaagagaactgtaaaaattaataatattttaattttttcaattatcaatatgtaaatattatcaattatatttacctCTGAGGATTATGACCATGAGTTGATAATATAGTTCCATGACAATcccaaatctaaaaaaaaaattattattttaatttaacgaaagttaatatttattaatataataaattaatataatatttctatttaaatttatttataccctTATTGTTCCTTTATTTGTACAAGCAGCAATAGAACTACTGTCATGTGAAAATGTCAcatctaatataatttcattaggaACAGAAAATACTACTGAACTATCATCACGAGGAATTTTACTTGTAAAAATTCCGCTCCAAAAAGATTGTTTTTGTCTTGGACTTAATATAGCATTATTACtttcttcataattttcatcatcaaaaattttaaataattttactatacCACGATCATctaaagataagaaataatctCCTTCATtacatacaataattttttttatgcaacAATTTTTGTCATGTCCATTGAAAACTTTTTGTCTTTTGAAAATGCTAtaccataaaaatatttcacccGATCGGTTtccaattaatataagatttggatcatttataaaacatgATGTACATATTTCTGTTGACATTTCTTCACTCAATGGTATATCTATTTGTCCTGTTTtatcatgaaataaatataaatatttagatcttCCTTTTGCAAGTTTAATAGCAGTATCTTTAATGTATCCCGGATAAGGATGACTCATAGCAATTTGTACTATatccaaacatttttttcgtcTATGTTCTGCTATAGTActtgaattttcttctaaaaatttttccaaatcaaCAAAGCGTTTTTCATATTCTGGATCACAATCTTTGGTAATAtactttctataattatttaaatcaatcaataaattatttaaaccacTATGAACTATTGCTTGTTGGATGAAatcaaaatctaaatatatattaggaaACTCATCATATAATTTTGCTTGCTCCAAATGATATCCAATATATGAATGACTATAATTATCTGCtggtaatttcgaaaaatcaccattgcaatatttatgatattttttaatcaatgatttatgcatttgtattaattcattttttgaaaatttttgtcgaaggTGACAAAGTAATAAATCATGAACACCGTATATATAACTGCGTAATTCGTCATTCCATTGTTTAGCTGCAAGTGACTTATGACACAAATCAAGCATCATTTCTTCAACTTGAAATAGACCGCCCTCCCACAGAATTTCCAATgtctataagataaatataaaatataataatacatattaataatcatatgcatgtttaatatattgtatttttatgcatatttttaatatataaatataagataatgttaaaatcataaatttgtaCCTGTGGTGTTATGTTAACATCTTCTCtaaaaataactaattctTCATAACGTTTTCTCATTTCAAGAGGTAATTGTTCTATACACATATTAAAGATAACTTCTTGTTTTtcccaaaattttttaattacactgaaaaaggtataaaatatctattagttgaaattatgtttatatatatatatataaaataattcaaatacatttatatatatttaaaatattactgattattttcatccttatttcttaatgaatttaaatagtaCTTCCATCTATCTGGACGTAATTTCATATCATGTTTAAATTCCTTAAATTGAGCAGAAAACATTGCAATTAATAAAGGCATTCCTTTACATTCATCATGAATTCGTTTTGCTTCTAAGGgaagattttctatttctgtATCTAATACTTTAGCAAAGAGACCTAAAGATTCTGTTTCAGTAAATCCATCATTCATCTGTAAATAAttggtaattatatattgaattattgtatataaaatattagataatttgtaattatcatacatagaaaaaaaaaataatttacctcGATCACACGAGGTCTTTTTTCCCATACAACATCAAGATCAGCTGTAATTACTAATGTTTTGCAGCCAAAATCAAatgtttcgattatttttgaatcacaAACatcatctaaaattaataaagcatGGCAATGTTTTTCTCTACTAAAATGttcttgcaaaaaataaattaatgaatcttTTAAAGATTCTGGTTTTAATGATTCTGGGACTATTTCCAAGTTCTTGACACGATGATACAATGTATTAAGTTGAAATAATATCTCTTCATCAACTGGACGTTTATATCCAAATTTGATCCAATATACTTCattctaagaaaaatataataaattatttaaaatatcatgtaaaaattaaaaattttacaattaatatataagcttctaattataaaaacttacacaaaatatatttcttacaaatttcatgttttttaaTGTACTAGCTGTTAAACATGATTTACCAAAACCTTTCATACCATGAAGtacaatatattcatttgGTTGCAATTCTTCCAAATAACTTTGTAActgttttatctaaaattaaaaactattagattaattttatataaaaattatataaaaaacaaaattaatgttataaatatttagcaagtttttttttaaacttacatATTTGATTTCCATAAGCATGCATACAAAAtgacaaatatcataattaatatataataacaattaaataacaaattaattttttataattttacaatttattaaatcaataaaataaaaatgaatataatgaatttttaatattttaatggtaTGTACCTTTGCTTCTCTTACAACAGTTAATGGTGATGTTGGAGGAAGAGTGGGTGTATTGATATTCTTTATGTCACAAAATGATCTTACACTTTCTTCGAGTTTATCCATATCATTACTTAACCATTCATAATGATGTTTTAAAGCTTgacgaaaaatatcaaatgcaCCTGGACCacaactaaaaaataaataatacttttatacattatatttaaatgaaacaattattaaaacatagataaaaaaataaagaattgcttagataaaatatttctaaaaaattttatagtaaatttatttatataaaatgtaaattaaaattaattttatgtattatttttacctTGGAagtatatctaataaaatttcagctttttcttctttagaagcaccattttcaattctttttatttgtatatctgttaatatatattctgattGCAATAGCTTTATAATACCATTGTGTACATCCATATCAGCCATTATACTTTTTCTTAATACTTTGAGAATATGTTGATgtaatttatccatttttatattttttatgtatgcttatatcatattaatttttcttgtttttaacagatttatctataaaattaaaaaaaaataataaaaaaataaaacttttattataacataagaAGTTAAAGGTCATAAACATACATATAACAGGatacaatttcttatttatatataaatatagtaattcaagatttataaatcatccttaatagatattatacaaaatttgagaatgaattcttttattttatattttaaataaatatattatgaatattttgaatgaaaaaatatgaaaataattacattttaaattttgtttcataaatatacatattttattcgtacaattttaaaaaaaatttaaataatataatatatacaatactaaaatttaaatgtatatatatatatatatatatatatacatacatacatttcCTAATTTGCTTTAttgcttttgaaaattattaaaatttccgaattttattctttaacatgataaaaaatatgttaaaaaattcttatttaatataataatatagttattttatagCTATTTtcgtaacattaaatttacaattgataaaatagaagAGGACTACGGTCAATGACTCCAAATTCAAACATAAACGTTATGattgtttgataaatttttaaaaacaaaatcttatcaaattttacCTTATTAAAGCTGCttgttcaaaatatacaattattcttctttttatacgatctttatttgataaatagaataatcgaATTACTATTGAACTTAACTTCAACTACTATTCAACTCACTGTCTAGAAGAAAGTGACACTACTATCGTCTGCCTGAGTCAGGCAACATTGTTGCCAAATCTATAGATCAAATTCACATTCTGATTGGTTGTTGGTATCACATGACATCAATTTTCCCGCTATTTTTAAGCTCTCTCGAAaactattctttaaatattataattgaaatatcataaaaatattaaaataataaggcaataaaattaaataaacaataaaagatttaatattgctaaaaatatgattaaaaatataaaagtataattgataaaaattatatactacatattttcagttattcaaaacttattggtggataaaaatataacttttagagaaaataaaatattctttgttttattggaatatatatatatatatatatatatatatatatatatatatatataatataaaaatattaaaatatttttaataataaaaaatattaatttcctgtttttgttttttcttattaaaaatattttaatacaatttttctacatatattCAGAtcgttattaaaagaaatttatttttctctaaataaataatacattaattaaatatattaaaattaaatatttttattattattattattataaatagcgataaaatttatttataaaattgtaagtgtttttaatacaaaaaaaaattatataaaacaaaaatttaaaaaaaataatcctgcGATGGCCGGGAATCGAACCCGGATCAACTGCTTGGAAGGCAACTATGCTGACCATTACACCACCATCGcagtttgaataatatttgtttaagtaATTACAAATAGACAATaacaaacattaattatataaaataattattttatttttaaataaaataaattattacaataaccGGGAATCAAAACCGGATCAACTACTTCGAAAGACAATTATGCTAATCATTATATCACCatcacaattaaaatttaaatatttaaaataaaaaataatttagatatgtatattacttaaataaaaatataaattaaaagaaaaaaaaaaccctGCGATGGCCGGGAATCGAACCCGGATCAACTGCTTGGAAGGCAACTATGCTGACCATTACACCACCATCGCAGTTGATATATAAcagtttaaaatagaaaatattcagaatacGTAtactattcaaataaaaatgtaaatttggaaaaggaagaaaaataaatcctgCGATGGCCGGGAATCGAACCCGGATCAACTGCTTGGAAGGCAACTATGCTGACCATTACACCACCATCGCAATTGAAATCTTATGTTTtaaggaaatataataaattagaataagttATCTGAATCAAAAAAGGAACAaggttttttaaaagaaaaataaactctGCGATGGCCGGGAATCGAACCCGGATCAACTGCTTGGAAGGCAACTATGCTAACCATTACACCACCATCGCAGTTGGAAGAATACTTTCACATAGAGAAATTCTAGTTTCGTCATATTGAGAACACTATTActcaaatatattactttttttttgttataatttctagtatttttattttcataatttcactTAGAGTTTTAAGCTTCTTTATTAGATTaatcaattgaaaatgattacaatttaaataaaattaaaataaattattacaatttaaataaaaaaaaatttgaacaaataattataaatgaatttttaatcttataaaattttaaataaaataataattatattatatataataattaaataataatataacaataaaaataatttatgtcgatatttactgaaaatttgaaaacttttatttttttttcgactctTATCTTTTAATGATCTTTTGAAACAACTTTGATTGTTCTTAAGGATTgttcaatatattcaatatattgttCCTTCTCAAATGtttacgaatttttacgaattatataaatgagcataatactttataatcaTTTGCCCGAGGACATAAGATATTCTATCATTTATCAAAGAAAACACGAAATAATAACACGAAATCTTACAATtcccttttcgaaaaataataattcaaacgtCACAAAAACCCAATATCTTCattcttaaatttacttttaattttaaatatcgaatttaagaTGATACGCGtatgtgataaaatttaactattataCTCGATATTACGCAAATTACTATAAAACGTGTTCCAAAATCGCCACGAATGAGCACAACGAAACATACGATTccgcgaaatttaaaaataatagattacgATACGCTATTATCGTCTGCGATACGTGGAAAATAGCACGTAATTCACAAGTTTTTATCACTTATGAAATTAAAGTACATTCGTTGAAAGGAtcgattgcaaaaaaaaaaaaaaattaaatctcaacGATTATTATCCGGGCAGTTTAATAACTGATGGTTTGAATGGTTTAATAAGCACACGTGAGGTTTTGTTCTCGGTTCATAAATTAAACAGCATTACCCTTTCATAGCGATGAGCCCATTCTTAAATCTCTCGAGAGAATCTCGTTTTATccctaaaaatgaaaaaagtttgaaatctGCCGGCATCGCGAAACGGGCGTGTACGGActtcataaaattaacttCATCGTTGCACACAATTAAAACGAAAGTTGCGGAGTGCGCCGCCTCgcgcatataaaatttacgaaccattgtattattaatttgttgacGCGTACAATGGAGGAAAgtttcatttcgttttatttcaatcccgatataatacgatatattgAGAAATTCCTGTAATTTACTGTACACGACAACATTGTCTAACGATCCCCAACGATGTGATCCTTGATCCGCGTGATCTCGAACAGTTCGAAATAAAACCACGGTGAAACATCGAATTGGAGTCAACGAACGACGAAGCCAGTTAAAAGATCGAATCGTTCTTGAATAATTCCACTCGGTGTCGTTATTGTTCCGCGATACGGGATTgcgaaaatgaattattcgatTACTATAGCCGTCCATTCGAAACTTGACGCTTATAGGTGTGCTCGATGGTCCCGAGAGTACAGAGACAAGCTGCAAATTCGATTACGTTAGAAACAGCATTTGGCGCTCAGCCCGCATTAGCCGTGCATTGGCTACTTTGCCCGATTAATTTGTCGCGGATTCACTGTTGCGCTCGCAACTGTGTCGCTCGCAAGATACGAGTCGTGTCGCAGCCATTTTCCCGCCCCGCGAAACGCCACGGTACGCGAGAGGAGGTAATCGATACAACACCGTCCGATTAATAAAGTGGCGTGCATCTAATTAAAGAGAGGAAACCAGGACACGCGAggtacaatttcaatttacaaatttagaatttaaactaTGGCAAGTTAGGCTATAATAGTAAAGGGGTGGAAGTATCACGAAAGTATTTCTTATCACCCgtaaaagcaaaaataatgaataggTGTTCGCAAAAATGTTCGCTCGATCGTGATGAAAATACATTAGGATGAAGCGTGGAAATCAGCCATTCTTCTTAATTATGAGAATATCTCGTTAAGAGAAAAATGAGATTATACTATTCGTGGGATAGATACAATGGTGCGTTTTATTCGCCAATTTGCATATCGCGTGTAGGAAGAGCGGCCGGTTGTCTAAACGAAAGGCGCAAACAAGTTATCCTCGTTCGTTCAGAAAGAATCGCGCAAAGTCGATTATTTGCTTTCCTTTTTCAACATGCTGACGAACAAACGACGAAGTTTCGAAACGGCGAGCCGTGATAGAGAAACTTCACGTTCGTCCGTGAATTTATATCTCGATCCCCCGCGACAACGCGAGATTACTCGCAAGTTATACAAGCCGTATATCTAACATTCGTTCGTTCCTTTCCTCTCAGCCGCGATAGCTTCGCGCACCAGTTTCGCAAAACTTGCACAGCGAAAACTTGGCAAACGTGAGAGTTCATTGCCCCCCTTCCTgtcgttatttatttacgttttGTTTGCCCGCCGGCGGGAAAGGAAATTCGCGTTCGAATCGTAGCGCGTTCGAGGGGGGGCGGAAGACGAGGAGGGTTGAAGAGGTGGAAGgatggggggaaaaaaagagaacgaaagaaggagagaacgaaagaaggagagaacgAAAGACTGGAAAGGCTGGAAGCTGgaataaatttcgttcgagTTAATAGGATATTCGGTGGGCGCGAGAGGCGGTCGCCTATTGTCCGTATCCTCTGTTCTCAGGTTTCCCCTCCTGCTCACCTCCTCTTCAAAGAGCAGGCCGATTGTGAGAGGGTAAATTCGAACCTCTTAGAGCGTTGATCGATCGCCACTAGTCTAAGCACTTCAAATAGTGCGATCGTGGTATGCGATCAGGAATGGCAATAACGTTGATAGGATGGTAATATGATTATCACCTGCGCGCAAGAGGACTCGTGGTGGGTGTTACACGTATAATTAGAGATGGGATTGAAGAGGTTCGGATAAGGGTTCGGAtaagagaggagggaagggaaggcGCAAGTATAATGCCATGCAAATACACCTCCTCATCTCGCCTCTGGTCCGGCAGGAATAGAGTGCATTAATCCGCTAATGCACATGGGTCCCGTAAAATTAGATTCGGCCAGATTTAGTTGGAAACGCGATATTTCAGTGTCGACTGAATTCCAAACGACTCTGGTTTGCGTCGACGACTCTCGGACCGGCTCTCGTTCCTCCGGACCACCACGTACGAACCGTGAAACGTTGTTATCCGAGAGGCAGATTAATGTCGATACacgcgtgtgtatatatatatatatatatatatccgcgTCGCATATCCAAACGTTCTCGATCGATGCAACACGCGGGTCCTTAATGCggcattaattcaaaaatttacgatCATCCGCGCCCGTCGATCGCGAGCCGGAGCATTTACAACGCGGATCGCGTTATCGTCCTAACGCGATGGATATTGCACGCTCGGATTACGCACCGCGAtgccaatttaatttaataggaTCAACTCATTTGCACTCGTAAATTCACCATTAATTAATAGCTCGCCGCCCAACTTATTGCGCGGATAAAATAACGCGGCGATTTAtttaaggaaaggaaaaaaaggaacgcaaaatatctttaaacaaACTGatgacatatttttcttttcgataagATCGTTCGTTCGCTTAGCCACGTCTCTCGCTTTTTCAACGATCCCCGAATTCCAGCAGCGCGACTTGACCTCTTCTCGCCGTGGTCCGTGCACCACAATGAATTTCCACGATCGCTCGTTAAAGAATTTCTTCCATCTCGTCCTCGTACACCCGTTTTAACGCGCGATAAACGGCGACCGTAACTTCGTCCAACATTCTCTTCCTTCGTCTCTGTTCCGAGCTGGAATCGAGCGTTCCCCCCGGGGGACAAAGCGCGCCTTCCTCCCTGTGCGCTCCGTGCGTTTAACGCCTTTCTTTCGACGGCGCGACGATTAGTCGCgtccaattaaatttaacgaatttcCACGGGCGCGGCTTGATTGGTTTCATTAATTACGCATGCACTACTCGGACTACAGGGGCAGCGCTGGCGAAAACGCGCTTGTTGTTCCGCGCGCTCGTGCGTGGACGTGTCGCGGGGTTGCGCGCCCCGGTTCTCGGCCATGGCTCCCAGTTATTCCTCGCGCGTTTCGTTCCGCGAGATCGAGAGAAACGATCGAAGCGACCATCGCTCTCGCTCTGTCATCCGGGAACCGATCGACGACGGCGATGCGTGCCTATATTCGGGATTTGCTAATTAAATTCTGCGCTCTACGGTATCCGCCGGTGTTTCGTCGGTTTCCTCCACTTGGCTGAAATGTTGGCCAATAACGGCGAATTTCTCGTTTCAACGCTGTAACGTAATTGTTTGTTTGCTTGATAAAATTGGTAAGATTGGTGtggaaaaggagagaagaagaagagagaaaaagaattcctTTGAAACTCGTGTCCACGTTCGAGGACATCGACTCGATCCAGGCAATCTCGGCTCGTTGTCAAACGGAAAACGGAAAGGAAGAATAAACGGTGCTAAAACGAAAGGCGATGAAAAAGACGTCGATGTTGAGGACGAGGGGAGGCGGGATGGTCGAGCAGGAAATTAGATGCAAAGTTGGGGCTGGGTAAACGCAGGAAAAAGATGTTTCCTGGTTGGATCGTTCCGAGGCGCCGGCAGAAGTGCAGGACGAGCGGCTGACATGCGAGATCCCTATATACGCCTATCGACACGAATATGCTAATGTTTCCCGTGGCGCGTTAGTTATGCTAATTCCACTATGATTCACCGAGGCAAACATATGCTGCCTTGCATTTTATGCCGACCACCTGCGGAGCTCTAATTgtcgatgaattattaatttaccgaCGAGTTCGCTCTTTTATGCTTTCACTTTTTAAACGTGCCTCGTTTTACGGGGCGCGTAAACCCCGTAAACGTGAATGTGTGCAAGCGTGTGTGTCCTTGAGCAACGGTGATAACGGTAAACCGTGcacctattattattattattacgtttgttcgccgttttcttttttttctttcgcttcgagtaccattcttttttttttttctaccttCGCATCGTATCATTACAACTACACACGTTTCTCGCACATAATTACATCGATACTTACAATTATTACAGCGATATAATTACAAACACTCGTTCGACAGAGACGGCACCGCGTCCATCCAACTCCGCACCgcggaaaaaaaatcttccgtGCATCCTGGAAGGAATCGAGGACACCCAGCCTCGTTCGGCCTTCTTTCCGTGAGAATGCTAATTAACAATTGGCAATTCGCTGGGCGATGCTGGGCGTAAAATCGTAAAACGGTACGTTGGCGCGGGGTAACAAGGCGTGAAGGGTGATTTAGTCCGGGGTGACGTCACGCTTGTCACGGAGAAACTCGGCGGTTTCGGAGGAGAGCGGAGGTGGCCGTCGGACGAGGAAACAAGATCGGGACCGTGTTGGACGAGGTagcggaggagaggagaggttgGAAGGGCGGAAGGTTGGAGGCAGATCCCTGCAGGCTCGTAAACCGGCGCAATGGCCCTGAGAAGGGGAAGGTTTTCGCCAAAAAGCGGACGGAGGTCGTCAATGTTGATGATGCGTGGATCACGATGTACTGACGGCTCCATCATAGCCCGACGTTCCACGGTACGCCCCTGCTGCTCGATCGGCCCGCTCTTTCCCATTCTATGCCAAGATATATGCCACCTCAGCGAGGCCTATTCCATTTGCTTTATTGAAATAACTCGAGGAGGAAGGCGCGCCTCCGTCGACACGTCGCGCGGATAGAAAGGGGAGGCCTCGATTCCCtcgattcgaacgattttCGACCGTCTACTTTTCCGAGGATGGTCGTCTCGTGTCGGTGGATACCCCACCCCCGCGAATATTCATCTCTCCAAACTCCTACTGGATGGAATTCTGAACGGTGTGCTGATCGATGACGCGTGAATAATGCATGGGCACGGTGTTTGTACTAGCTAAAGATCGAAGCAACTCGGGATGATAGACCTAAATCTATGTTAAAcagatttcgaagaaaattaaacgcTACTTTTCAAACTTAAGTACAGggttataatatttagttattGAAATTCAAGAATTCGATAAATggatcgaaaagaaatttctagtGAAATTTCGTTATAATGTT encodes the following:
- the LOC107996897 gene encoding apoptotic protease-activating factor 1, encoding MDKLHQHILKVLRKSIMADMDVHNGIIKLLQSEYILTDIQIKRIENGASKEEKAEILLDILPSCGPGAFDIFRQALKHHYEWLSNDMDKLEESVRSFCDIKNINTPTLPPTSPLTVVREAKIKQLQSYLEELQPNEYIVLHGMKGFGKSCLTASTLKNMKFVRNIFCNEVYWIKFGYKRPVDEEILFQLNTLYHRVKNLEIVPESLKPESLKDSLIYFLQEHFSREKHCHALLILDDVCDSKIIETFDFGCKTLVITADLDVVWEKRPRVIEMNDGFTETESLGLFAKVLDTEIENLPLEAKRIHDECKGMPLLIAMFSAQFKEFKHDMKLRPDRWKYYLNSLRNKDENNHVIKKFWEKQEVIFNMCIEQLPLEMRKRYEELVIFREDVNITPQTLEILWEGGLFQVEEMMLDLCHKSLAAKQWNDELRSYIYGVHDLLLCHLRQKFSKNELIQMHKSLIKKYHKYCNGDFSKLPADNYSHSYIGYHLEQAKLYDEFPNIYLDFDFIQQAIVHSGLNNLLIDLNNYRKYITKDCDPEYEKRFVDLEKFLEENSSTIAEHRRKKCLDIVQIAMSHPYPGYIKDTAIKLAKGRSKYLYLFHDKTGQIDIPLSEEMSTEICTSCFINDPNLILIGNRSGEIFLWYSIFKRQKVFNGHDKNCCIKKIIVCNEGDYFLSLDDRGIVKLFKIFDDENYEESNNAILSPRQKQSFWSGIFTSKIPRDDSSVVFSVPNEIILDVTFSHDSSSIAACTNKGTIRIWDCHGTILSTHGHNPQSSLKNIAFTLENNITSLLHIMDEIHGVIISYCKYGNKYEYISTYNLDLKKKKIIFFCSVPLQNNSLFIVTQKKAIYVKWFRSSNNHMHSYNKQVRASVENEKTVYVCASMTDDGQYIVLADSSGFINVWNINIGLHPITTYKSRVSSLDTYWLKDEGYHIICGSENRLLHKWKFPAEGTGISIKKPLFDAKVQNFGNTSDTIVMETRSNTIITLIGDDKIAETEQIDGKINNLILYADKIIYVTDKGMINMFDTRSKENIRILNFSSNVELVTVLDIKTDIINNGILVCRGTDDNLQVWENVKLKYIIPNTGYVIAIHTIDHECLVTITRNGIITIWNIKNMNWLQTDRVNGSSEIIFTCLSYQKNFLAVLNENRDVVLYKLQKDIILNPAYIKIIEFSRLTYIHKLTCCEISQNEKYLAIGFENGNISIIDTFTFEEIRKLNFHTSSVTQLHWAPSMIEIPILLSVSSDELIWWNITLILHIRKPKSEKRTVLSHSFSSPSVSKITNDFPHISTSQSIDSYICHLQNQLQGKNNMNDVDKLTKFWKSKEGKDPKQPGILAIVELPSNFFAKICVSTDFTKYVTVDIYGSISTFTLCGYD